The following coding sequences are from one Rattus rattus isolate New Zealand chromosome 11, Rrattus_CSIRO_v1, whole genome shotgun sequence window:
- the LOC116912747 gene encoding LOW QUALITY PROTEIN: E3 ubiquitin-protein ligase RNF4-like (The sequence of the model RefSeq protein was modified relative to this genomic sequence to represent the inferred CDS: substituted 1 base at 1 genomic stop codon), which translates to MSTRNPQRKRRGGAVNSRQTQKRTRETTSTPEISLEAEPIELVETVGDEIVDLTCESLEPVVVDLTHNDSVVIVEERRSPRRNGRRLHQDHADSCVVSSDDEELSKDKDVYVTTHTPXSTKDEGTTGLRPSGTVSCPICMDGYPEIVQNGRLIVSTECGHVFCSQCLRDSLKNANTCPTCRKKINHKRYHPIYICNVHNCSG; encoded by the coding sequence ATGAGTACAAGAAATCCTCAAAGAAAGCGGCGTGGTGGAGCTGTGAATTCTAGACAAACCCAGAAGCGAACTCGGGAAACAACTTCAACCCCTGAGATTTCCTTGGAAGCGGAACCCATAGAACTTGTGGAAACTGTTGGAGATGAAATCGTGGACCTCACCTGTGAATCTTTAGAGCCTGTGGTTGTGGACCTGACTCACAATGACTCTGTTGTGATTGTTGAAGAAAGGAGAAGCCCaaggagaaatgggaggaggTTGCACCAAGACCATGCTGATAGCTGTGTGGTGAGCAGTGATGATGAAGAACTGTCTAAGGACAAAGACGTATACGTGACTACCCATACTCCTTGAAGCACCAAGGATGAAGGGACTACTGGACTTAGGCCCTCGGGCACCGTCAGTTGTCCGATCTGCATGGACGGGTACCCTGAGATTGTGCAGAATGGGCGTCTCATTGTTTCTACAGAATGTGGCCACGTCTTCTGTAGCCAGTGCCTCCGTGATTCCCTTAAGAATGCTAACACTTGCCCAACTTGTAGGAAAAAGATCAACCATAAACGGTACCATCCCATTTATATATGTAATGTTCACAACTGCTCAGGATAG